One Vespa crabro chromosome 4, iyVesCrab1.2, whole genome shotgun sequence DNA segment encodes these proteins:
- the LOC124423555 gene encoding alpha-1,3-mannosyl-glycoprotein 2-beta-N-acetylglucosaminyltransferase — protein MRNRSVGIIFGSLVLWGVITYFLFLDQPSGRDQEKQNKLSKQISRLEQRVKQQIAVNQEFFQHIEENKHHRKLIEKLIITRATIAIPKNNEQHESNIKQQLEKNDYKEKWTDSKDFQQSTKTEETMKSKKSLPNGDPIIAVLVFSCNRITVQRCLDQLINLRPSAVQFPIVVSQDCEHEQTAEVISKYGDKILHIRQPDQSDIDIPPKEKKFKGYFKIARHYGWALNQVFFELGYETAIVVEDDLDIAPDFFEYFLGTYPLLVSDRSLWCVSAWNDNGKSGLVDEHAPHLLYRTDFFPGLGWMLTRQLWQELAPKWPKSYWDDWIRQPEQRKNRACIRPEISRTRTFGKIGVSNGLFFEKHLKFIKLNEKSVPFTKMNLTYLLKDNYDVSFTNEVHHSTVITYSELKSGHIIIPGPVRILYYTRLSYKNTAKMLGLMDDFKSGVPRTGYRGVVTFFYNGRRVHLAPATNWSGYDITWS, from the exons ATGCGGAACAGGTCAGTTGGTATTATTTTTGGATCTCTCGTCTTATGGGGTGtgattacatattttttatttcttgatcAACCATCAGGCAGGGATCAAGAAAAG cAAAATAAACTTTCAAAACAAATTAGCAGATTGGAACAAAGAGTAAAGCAACAAATTGCAGTGAACCAAGAATTTTTTCAACATATTGAGGAAAATAAACATCATAGAA AATTAATAGAGAAATTGATTATCACTCGTGCAACAATAGCAATTCCAAAGAATAATGAACAACatgaaagtaatattaaacaaCAACTTGAAaagaatgattataaagaaaaatggacaGATTCTAAGGATTTTCAACAATCTACAAAG aCAGAGGAAACaatgaaatcaaaaaaatctTTACCAAATGGAGATCCAATAATAGCTGTATTAGTTTTCTCATGCAATCGCATCACTGTTCAAAGATGCTTAGATCAATTAATAAACTTAAGACCTAGTGCAGTGCAGTTTCCAATTGTTGTGTCGCAAGATTGTGAACATGAGCAAACTGCAGAAGTTATTTCTAAATATGGAGATAAAATACTGCACATTCGG cAACCTGACCAATCAGACATAGACATTCcacctaaagaaaaaaagtttaaagGATACTTTAAAATTGCACGTCATTATGGATGGGCACTAAATCAAGTATTTTTTGAGCTTGGATATGAAACAGCAATTGTAGTTGAAG ACGATTTGGACATAGCTCCTGATTTTTTTGAGTACTTTCTGGGTACTTATCCTCTGCTAGTGTCTGATCGTTCCTTGTGGTGTGTTTCGGCATGGAACGATAATGGTAAATCTGGTCTGGTGGATGAGCATGCACCACACTTACTATATAGGAcagatttttttcctggtttagGCTGGATGTTGACACGCCAGTTATGGCAAGAGCTTGCACCTAAATGGCCCAAATC gTATTGGGATGATTGGATAAGACAACCAgaacagagaaaaaatagagccTGTATTCGACCAGAAATATCGAGAACAAGAACTTTTGGAAAAATTGGAGTTAGCAA tggattattctttgaaaaacatttgaaatttatcaaGCTGAATGAAAAATCTGTGCCTTTTACCAAGATGAATTTAACCTACTTGCTGaaa GATAATTATGATGTATCTTTTACGAATGAAGTACACCACTCTACAGTGATTACTTATTCTGAATTAAAAAGTGGACATATAATTATACCAGGTCCTgttagaatattatattatacacgaTTGTCATATAAAAATACTGCAAAAATGCTTGGTTTAATGGATGATTTTAAG aGCGGTGTACCAAGAACTGGATATCGAGGTGTTGTTACATTCTTTTACAATGGTAGAAGAGTTCATTTGGCACCAGCTACAAATTGGAGTGGTTATGATATTACATGGAGCTAA